A single Dermacentor variabilis isolate Ectoservices chromosome 9, ASM5094787v1, whole genome shotgun sequence DNA region contains:
- the LOC142558553 gene encoding uncharacterized protein LOC142558553, giving the protein MTVLTLGPLRREHLLSNISCLATSDVSMPAESWVLLDMYLSPTKVALWSWPYDERMASGWFMVAPAMATTTSSSRPSSPLSTRPVDAADSNGLEASVPLSTRNSQENLMPDFYTPRSFECAVTGSRPHANVTWFLDGSPLGEHLSTTRIDGNVTTSVLLLPPLKHAGKLLECRATNDRLQRGRAILSRYLAVNLSDKPEVNLKLGAGLNASHITEGTDVYMECSVLAASKLGEVTWRHQGRELESAPAEGMLITSRYLVIRRVTASHAGSYTCRISKTGEDYVESAPFHLRLQYSPRCDPDAEQTIQLERNATVNLTCNVRANPRDGLRYFWLIENASEVTKPVKQDLSTAEKKHVPNPQVTKSNRLEIIANASIFNAALACWSENSVGIQRRRCRFKFVPLGEASSFGLMCVVGNYTDTSFSLVCSAPIGENETTSKQYRRVLVEVFDPEKRNHSERSFWSADWSAPMFVTGLRPSTDYLVVVRMTPESSFRTYVRTLSPAQTLKEREDTKRTARHDQWSPALRIVLITCALVSVSVAFLGICVVHAYKKRWKSRRVTRQGSVNVRPGSRDSRYIRDQTSYVATAEHC; this is encoded by the exons ATGACTGTGCTGACTCTGGGCCCCCTGCGCCGAGAGCACTTGTTATCGAACATCAGCTGCCTGGCAACGAGCGACGTCTCAATGCCCGCCGAGAGTTGGGTGCTCTTGGACATGTATC TGTCTCCTACAAAGGTTGCTTTGTGGAGCTGGCCTTACGACGAGAGAATGGCCTCCGGTTGGTTCATGGTAGCTCCGGCTATGGCTACGACTACCTCTTCAAGCAGACCTTCGTCTCCGTTATCGACTAGGCCCGTTGACGCAGCCGATTCCAACGGCCTGGAAGCATCTGTTCCGTTGTCTACGAGGAATTCGCAAGAGAATTTGATGCCAGATTTCTACACACCTCGTAGTTTCGAGTGCGCGGTGACCGGGAGCCGTCCACATGCCAACGTCACGTGGTTCCTGGATGGTAGCCCATTGGGCGAGCACCTCAGCACCACTCGCATTGACGGCAACGTAACGACAAGCGTGCTTCTCCTGCCACCTCTAAAGCACGCAGGGAAGCTGCTCGAGTGTCGTGCTACCAACGATCGTCTGCAGCGCGGCCGGGCCATCTTAAGTCGCTACTTGGCCGTTAATCTATCCG ATAAACCGGAAGTCAACCTCAAGCTAGGAGCCGGGCTCAACGCCAGCCATATTACTGAGGGCACCGACGTCTACATGGAGTGTTCTGTCCTGGCAGCGTCTAAACTCGGCGAAGTCACCTGGCGCCACCAAGGGCGTGAACTAGAATCTGCTCCGGCTGAAGGCATGCTGATAACGTCGAGGTATCTCGTCATCCGGCGCGTGACTGCGAGTCACGCTGGAAGCTACACGTGCAGAATCTCCAAAACAGGGGAGGACTACGTCGAAAGCGCACCGTTTCATCTACGTCTTCAAT ACTCGCCGAGATGTGATCCAGATGCAGAGCAGACGATACAATTGGAAAGGAACGCGACTGTCAACCTTACCTGCAACGTTCGAGCAAACCCGCGTGATGGTCTGCGCTATTTTTGGCTCATCGAAAACGCCAGCGAAGTTACGAAGCCCGTGAAGCAAGATCTGTCGACAGCAGAGAAAAAACACGTACCGAATCCGCAAGTGACGAAATCAAATCGCCTGGAAATCATCGCCAACGCCTCGATATTCAACGCTGCCCTCGCATGCTGGTCCGAGAACTCCGTAGGAATACAGAGAAGGCGATGCCGCTTCAAGTTTGTGCCTCTAG GCGAAGCTTCGTCGTTCGGCCTCATGTGCGTCGTGGGTAATTACACGGACACGTCATTTTCACTGGTCTGCTCTGCGCCTATTGGAGAGAACGAGACGACGTCAAAGCAGTACCGGCGAGTTTTGGTGGAGGTGTTTGACCCTGAGAAGAGGAACCACTCCGAACGAAGCTTCTGGAGCGCCGATTGGAGCGCTCCAATGTTCGTCACTGGACTGCGCCCTTCTACGGATTACTTGGTCGTGGTTCGAATGACTCCTGAGTCCAGCTTCCGGACTTACGTCCGCACGCTTAGTCCGGCCCAGACGCTGAAGGAACGGGAAG ACACGAAGAGGACTGCGCGGCATGACCAATGGAGTCCAGCACTGCGAATCGTGCTGATCACCTGCGCACTGGTTTCAGTGTCGGTGGCATTCCTGGGAATCTGTGTTGTGCACGCCTACAAGAAACGGTGGAAGTCACGACGAGTGACACGTCAAGGCAGTGTCAACGTCAGGCCAGGGAGCAGGGATTCGAGGTACATTCGTGACCAGACGTCGTATGTCGCCACAGCCGAACATTGCTGA